The segment CTTCGGGGAGCGCAACGGCATCTACATCATCGATCTGCAGAAGACCCTCAAGCAGTTCACGGAGGCCTACGAGTTCCTCCGGGAGCTGACCCTCAAGGGTGAGGCGGTCCTGTTCGTGGGGACCAAGAAGCAGGCGGCGGAGACGATCGAGCAGGAAGCGCAGCGCTGCGGTATGTTCTGGGTGAACCAGCGCTGGCTGGGCGGGACCCTCACGAACTTCGCCACCATCCGCAAGAGCGTGCAGCGCCTCAAGTACCTGGAGGACTTGGAGCAGAAGGGGACGCTGGAGCGCCTGACGAAGAAGGAAGGGCTGCGGCTCATGCGGGAGCGGGAGAAGCTCACCCACGCCCTCGTCGGCATCAAGGAGATGGACCGGCTCCCCGGGGCCATTTTCGTCATCGACACGAAGAAGGAGCGGATCGCGGTCCGGGAGGCGAACCGCCTGGGGATCCCGGTGGTGGCGGTGGTGGACACGAATTGCGATCCGGACGAGATCAGCTACCCGATCCCGGGCAACGACGATGCCATCCGGGCGATCCGGCTGCTGACGGCCCGGATGGCCGACGCGATCATCGAGGGCCGGGGGGTGGTGAGCGAAGGGGCCCTGACAGCGGAGATGCCGGTCACGACCGTGGGTGAGCCGGAGGCAGGCGCCCCGGCGGAGACGGAGGCGCCGGCCGAAGCGGCGGGCGGTGCCTAGGGATCGGGAGCGGGGAGTGCGAATGGAGATCAGCGCAGCGGCGGTGAAGGAACTGCGCGAGAGGACCGGCGCCGGCATCATGGACTGCAAGTGGGCGCTGGGGGAGGCGCAGGGGGACTTCGAGCGGGCGGTGGACCTCCTGCGGGAGAAGGGGATCGCGGCCGCAACCAAACGGAGCGGCCGGGCCGCCTCCGAGGGGCAGGTCGTTTCCTACATCCACGCCGGGGGGAAGATCGGCGTCCTCCTCGAGCTCAACTGCGAGACCGATTTCGTGGCCCGCACCCGGGAGTTCATCGGGCTCGGACACGACCTGGCCATGCACGTGGCCGCGATGGCCCCCCTCTACGTTCGACGGGAGGAGGTTCCGCCCGAGGTCCTGGAGCGGGAGAAGAAGGTCCTCCGGGCCCAGGCGGAGGGGAGCGGGAAGCCGCCCGCGGTGGTGGAGAAGATGGTCGGGGGCCGGCTGGAGAAGTTCTACCAGGAGGTCTGCCTCGAAGACCAAGCCTTCGTCAAGGACCCGGCGCGCACGGTGCGGGATCTGATCAAGAGCGTCGCCGGAACAGTGGGGGAGAACGTGGTCGTGCGTCGGTTCACTCGGTACCAGCTGGGCGAGACGGCCCGGACGGGGGGGTAGGGGCGGCGATGGATCGGACTCCAGCCTACCGGCGGATCCTGATCAAGATCAGCGGCGAGGCCCTGGCGGGCGATCTGGGCTACGGGATCAACCCCGAGGTGGTCCGGTTCATCGCCGAGGAGATCCGGGAGGTCCACGGTCTCGGCCTCGAGATCGCGGTGGTAATCGGCGGGGGGAACATCTTCCGGGGAGTGGCGGCCAGCGCACAGGG is part of the Candidatus Methylomirabilis sp. genome and harbors:
- the rpsB gene encoding 30S ribosomal protein S2; this encodes FGERNGIYIIDLQKTLKQFTEAYEFLRELTLKGEAVLFVGTKKQAAETIEQEAQRCGMFWVNQRWLGGTLTNFATIRKSVQRLKYLEDLEQKGTLERLTKKEGLRLMREREKLTHALVGIKEMDRLPGAIFVIDTKKERIAVREANRLGIPVVAVVDTNCDPDEISYPIPGNDDAIRAIRLLTARMADAIIEGRGVVSEGALTAEMPVTTVGEPEAGAPAETEAPAEAAGGA
- the tsf gene encoding translation elongation factor Ts gives rise to the protein MEISAAAVKELRERTGAGIMDCKWALGEAQGDFERAVDLLREKGIAAATKRSGRAASEGQVVSYIHAGGKIGVLLELNCETDFVARTREFIGLGHDLAMHVAAMAPLYVRREEVPPEVLEREKKVLRAQAEGSGKPPAVVEKMVGGRLEKFYQEVCLEDQAFVKDPARTVRDLIKSVAGTVGENVVVRRFTRYQLGETARTGG